AACATGGCTATTTGCTGGGAACCAGTTGCCAACTGGGATCAGCAGGGAAGTCCTCCGTGGCGGGGACCCCTCAGAGACTAAACGCCGTGCCCCTGGTGCAATCAGGGTGAAGATATAGTCCTCCGTCCAAAGGAAACGGAAAGCGAAATTCCTTGTCGGGTGAACCATGTTCCTCTGTGGTCGGAGAGAACTTGCCCGAGTATCGTGGTAACATGATACAAGCAATCCAGCTCATAACGGGGAATCCTCAATGAGGAAATCCCGTGGGAAGCCCCGCTAAAGGTGGGGCCCCGTAACGACTGACCCGAAAGGGGAGGTTCCGCAGGTGCGGGACAACACGCTGGCTCTTCCTGATAAGACCAACCTATGGAGATTAATCCATGGTATGTATCTGGATTCGTCGATGGTGAAGGGAGCTTTCTCGTTTCCTTTTCTGTTCGTCAAAAGATGACGATGGGAATTGAAGCGAGGCCAAGTTTCACCATCAGCCAACACAAGAGAAGTATAAATGTGCTAGAGCACATCAAGACATACTTCGGGTGTGGCACGATCCGTTACAACATCCATGATGATACATACAAATATGAAGTGAGAAGTCTGGGAGATCTTCTTTGGAAGATTATTCCGCACTTCGAGCAGTATCCTCTCAGAACGTTGAAGCAGAAAGACTTTGAAACGTTTCGAGATATTTGTTACCTCATGCACACGCAACACCATCGATGTTCGTCTGGTATTAGACAGATCATTGATGTCGCCTATCAAATGAACAATTTTGGGGCGAGGCGTTATACGAAAGAAGATCTCCTAAAGGTGGTGGGAAGATGAAGGTATAGTCTGAACATCATGGCAACATGATGACTAACATTGGAGTTCCGACCTGCACGAATGGCATAACGACTTGACGACTGTCTCAACGATCAACTCGGCGAAATTGCAAGAGGAGTGAAGATGCTCCTTACTCGTAGTTAGACGAAAAGACCCCGTGAAGCTTTACTACAACTTGGTATTGGTTTCAGATTTCGCATGTTGAGCGTAGGTGGGAGCTTCGGCGCCAATGAGACACCACCCTTGCGTTATTTGAAGTCTAACTTCGGACCGTGAATCCGGTTCGAAGGACAGTATCTGGTGGGTAGTTTGACTGGGGCGGTAGCCTCCCAAAAAGTAACGGAGGCGTTTACAAAGGTTGGCTTAGCGCGGATGGAAATCGCGCTGAAAGGGCAAACCCACAAGCCAGCTTTACTGCAAGACTGACACGTCGCGCAGTCGCGAAAGCGGAAGTTAGTGATCCGACCGTACGACATAGGACGGCGGAAGCTCAACGGATAAAAGCTACTCCGGGGATAACAGGCTGATCAGGCCCAAGCGTCCACAGCGACGGCCTGGTTTGGCACCTCGATGTCGGCTCATCGCATCCTGGGGGTGAAGAAGCTCCCAAGGGTTTGGCTGTTCGCCAATTAAAGCGGTACGCGAGCTGGGTTCAGAACGTCGTGAGACAGTGGACAAAACCGCGCTGTCTATAAATTCGACTATATGCTGGAAACCCTGAATGAGTCTCAACAGGAGTAGAGGCTCAAAGAATCTCACACTACGTGCTATGCTTATTAAATATGGCACGTGAAAATGTGTTGAGTGCAGGCAATCAGCAGGGAAGATTACATCGTCTTCAACCGTGGTATATCAGTGGTTTTGTGGATGGGGAAGGAAGCTTTCATGTGGCGCTCTATAAAGATGCACACATGAAGACGGGATGGAAAATCATCCCAGAATTCCACGTCTCCCAACGTATAAGCAGTCGCCAAGTTCTTGATAGGCTTGTGGACTTCTTTCGTTGTGGGTATGTAAAACCAAACCATAGAACAAGTTCTTCCGATTTGACGTACGTATATGTTGTACGGGATCGCGGAGATCTTCTAAAGAAAATCATCCCTTTCTTTCAGCGGCATAACCTCCAGACGGAGAAAGTAAAAGACTTTCAACTGTTTGCGAGAGTTGTACAGCTGATGGAAAAGGGGGAACACCGGAACACCAACGGAGTAAAAAAGATTTTCGAGATCGCATACCAGATGAATGGTGGCGGTCGGTATCGACGGAAAAAAATACAAGCGATGTAAAACCCTCAGAGACTATATGTCGAATTCCGCCATTTGCGGAAAAGATATAGTCCGAACTGCATGGCGACATGCAGAGAACACAAGAAATTGTGTTCCTCCACAATTGTGGAAGTAACATATTGTCGGTCTCCTATCTACTATGAGCGTTGAAGGTTGAGGGAACCCATTCCTAGTACGAGAGGACCGGAATGGACGAACCTCTTGTGTACCGGTTGTTCTGCCAAGGGCATTGCCGGGTAGCAACGTTCGGTTCGGATAAGCGCTGAAAGCATCTAAGCGCGAAGCTGATCCCAAGATAAGCCTTCGTATGAGACCCCTCCGAGACGAGGAGGTTGATAGGCCGCAGGTAGAAGCGTGGTAACACGTGAAGCCGAGCGGTACTAATCGGTCCAGCTCTTCACCCACTACCTGTAAAGATCACTTTGTATTGAGCGCATTGTTCTGGTGACATTTCCGGCAGGGCCACACCCGTTCCCATCTCGAACACGGCCGTTAAGCCTGTCCGGGCCGATGGTAGTCACATGGCGAGAGTAGGTCGTCGCCAGAACAATGGGCTTGATACAAACACCTCGATGAAAAACCGTCGGGGTGTTTTATTTAAGTATGGTGATGCGCGGGTCCTTACGATCGAGGCCGGGACTGAAGGCAAAAACCTCTCGTACACGCAAACGAGGAACCCCCTCTGGTTCCTCGTAGGTAAGAGAAACGGCACGATGGCGAACTTTGATAATCCATGTGTGCTCGCCTACCTGCCACCCGCGCATAGGGAATGTCTGAAGTTCACGTTGCTCAAAGACAAAGGGAGATGGCACGGGGGCAAGCAGAGAGGAGCGTACCCATTCAATGGTATGGTGCTCGATCTCGGAATAAGGATCGTTCCACTGATGTGTGTGCGTAAATGTGCGGAGCGTTGATGGATCATGTGCCATGGACGCGAAGATTTTTTGAATATGTGCAGGCAGGAGATTCGGTGCCGCGTGCCCCGGTCCCATACTGATCGTGATGTAGCGTACCACCTCTTCGGGCATCATAAATCCGTGCGACTGTCCGGCACGGATGATGACACTTGCTCCAGGTTCCAGAGTGACGCAAGACTTCTGACTAATGACCGTGAGCGTCCCCTTCACCACAAGATAAAAGCGGTCAGCTTGATGGATGTGGAGGGGGATGTACCCCGGCCTCGCGTGCGCATGGAGGAGCAGCTCGTACGTGTCGGTCTCTCTCCATCGCACAACTCCATGCCCCTGCTCGCCAATCTTTGGCCAGAGTTCTTGCGGCATCATTCCAAGTGGGAGAGTTTGTTCATCCATACTATCCATCGTAGGGCGTGGGGAGAGTTTGTCAAGGATGGCATTCTTGTCAGATCACTTTTGCTGGGCTACTATGGAGCGGTTTATGGCATTTGAAGATACAAAAATTGTTATCTTGGCAGCTGGGAAAGGAAAAAGAATGGGGCTCGAAATACCCAAAGTCCTGGTACCCATTCAAGGCAGACCTATGCTTGCGTGGCTCTTAGAGGCTGTCGAGAGCGCGGAGGTAGACGGCCCCCCTGTTGTCGTCTATGGACCGGGATTAGAAGAAATTTGTACGTTTGTTGGAGCACGAGGCCACTGCACTCTTCAAGCCAAACAACTTGGGACAGCGCACGCTGTTCTCGCAGCAAAGGACGCGCTTGCAGGCGCCAAACGGCTCGTTGTCATGTACGGGGATGTCCCGTTCATCAGTGCGCGCGCCATTCGCAAAATTGTGGAGTACCACATAAAAAAACCTTGCCCTATCATGGCCGCGGTTGGGGTGGTTGAGAGTTATACGGGGTGGCAGAGAATTTTCCAGCAACTCGGGCGGATTATGCGTGATGAGGACGGGCTGATTCATGCGATCCGTGAGGCGAAGGACGCAACGGAAGAAGAGCTTCGTATACGTGAGATCAATGCGGGCTTCTATGTGTTTGACGCCGAATGGCTATGGAATCATATCGAGAACGTGCAAAATAAAAACGCTCAGGAAGAGTATTATTTGACAGATGTGATTGCTATGGCGGTTTCGGAGGGACTGCCCGTGCGGACGTACCAGATTCCTATTGAAGAATGCATTGGGATCAATAAACTCGAAGAGCGAGACGTGGCAGAAGTTGTTGCCCAACAGCTGGAGAGACGCCTCCCGTGAGCCATAGGCAAAAAATAAAAATCTCCGCGAGCATTTCGTGGAGATTTTTTCTTGACTAGGCGCGGCGCTTTGCAGCCTTGCGCTTCTTCGCTGCTGGTTTGCGCTTTGCAACCTTACGTGCTTTCTTTTTTGCCATAATGTTTTTGTCACCTCCTTTCTTTTTAGATTTCTCGCAAGATAAATTCTTGCTCGAGTGTATACATTGTAGCGTGTTTGGGAAAAAAAATTATCCAACGTGTGGATAACTTAATTTTTTTTGGTGGACCACAGCGGATTCGAACCGCTGACCCCCACATTGCAAATGTGGTGCTCTACCAACTGAGCTAGTGGCCCCGAGGAAAGCGGCGGCATCGTATCAATGACGACGTGCGCTGTCAATCACTGCACCAAGTGTGGAATTTTTTTTCCGTGTACGAACGCAAGGATGTTTTTTGCACTTTCACGGCTCATGGCTTGGCGTGCTTCCCGCGAGGCGCTGGCTGTGTGAGGAGTAAGCACCACATTCTTCATGCGCCGGAGATCGAGCCGGTCGTGGGGGTTGCAATCAATAAACGGCTCGCACTCATACACATCAAGCCCTGCCCCCGCGATCTCCTTTTTTGCCAGCGCTTTTGTAAGTGCCAGCTCGTCTACCACGGGCCCGCGCGCCGTGTTGATGAGAAACGCCGCCCCCTTCATCATTTTAAGTTCAGGTGTGGAGATAAGATGGCGTGTAGAAGGGAGAAGCGGAACGTGAAGAGTGACAAAATCAGATTCCTTAAGTAGGCGCGGGAGGGGGCGATACAAAGCCCCGTGCTCTTTTTCAAAACGGCGATCGCGTGTGGGGTTGTGGTAGAGAATCTTGAGACCGAATCCATCACGTAGCCTCCGTGCCACCATGCCGCCAATACGTCCGGCGCCGATGATCCCTACGGTCTTTCCTATAAGGTCTGTGCCAAGCAAGAGGTTCGGTCCCCATCCGTGATACTTTCCAGCACGCGTGAACATATCGGATTCAACAATGCGGCGCGCCAGGGCAAACATAAGCGCGATGGTGTGCTCCGCAACGGATTCAGCGATTTCCTCCGCGGGGGCGTTTGCCACGGACACGCCATGCTTCTTTGCCGATGCAAGGTCAATGTTATCAAACCCGATTGCGTAGTTTGCGACGAACTTCACCTGTGATCCGGTAACGAAGAACTCATCATCCACGCGATCGGTAAGCATCGTCCATACCATATCGGCTTTTTTGATGGAGCGAAGGAGCTCAATCCTGGAGATGACACGATCGTGCGGATAGACGGAAAGCGAAATGCGCGGGTCCTTCTTCAACAGACGGATACCTTCGTCGGGGACGGGACGTGTGAGAAAAACACGGAGAGGTTTCATAGTGTAGTGACAGGGATGGTAGCCAGCAATTTATTGCTTGGAAACTTTTTCAAAATTCCTTGTTTGGCACCAAGCGATTGGATCACGCTCTCGGCATTCAAGGTGCCCACCTGCAGAGCCGTGTAGATGCCATGCTCCATCATGAGGCAGGCTACGACGCCACTTCCAAATGCGTCGCCTGCGCCTGTGCGCGAGATGCTTGGTTTTCCGCTCGTGCCGCTGTGATAGCACGATCCACCGTTGCACAGATAGGCG
Above is a window of Candidatus Uhrbacteria bacterium DNA encoding:
- a CDS encoding cupin domain-containing protein, giving the protein MDEQTLPLGMMPQELWPKIGEQGHGVVRWRETDTYELLLHAHARPGYIPLHIHQADRFYLVVKGTLTVISQKSCVTLEPGASVIIRAGQSHGFMMPEEVVRYITISMGPGHAAPNLLPAHIQKIFASMAHDPSTLRTFTHTHQWNDPYSEIEHHTIEWVRSSLLAPVPSPFVFEQRELQTFPMRGWQVGEHTWIIKVRHRAVSLTYEEPEGVPRLRVREVFAFSPGLDRKDPRITILK
- a CDS encoding NTP transferase domain-containing protein, whose product is MAFEDTKIVILAAGKGKRMGLEIPKVLVPIQGRPMLAWLLEAVESAEVDGPPVVVYGPGLEEICTFVGARGHCTLQAKQLGTAHAVLAAKDALAGAKRLVVMYGDVPFISARAIRKIVEYHIKKPCPIMAAVGVVESYTGWQRIFQQLGRIMRDEDGLIHAIREAKDATEEELRIREINAGFYVFDAEWLWNHIENVQNKNAQEEYYLTDVIAMAVSEGLPVRTYQIPIEECIGINKLEERDVAEVVAQQLERRLP
- a CDS encoding D-glycerate dehydrogenase — translated: MKPLRVFLTRPVPDEGIRLLKKDPRISLSVYPHDRVISRIELLRSIKKADMVWTMLTDRVDDEFFVTGSQVKFVANYAIGFDNIDLASAKKHGVSVANAPAEEIAESVAEHTIALMFALARRIVESDMFTRAGKYHGWGPNLLLGTDLIGKTVGIIGAGRIGGMVARRLRDGFGLKILYHNPTRDRRFEKEHGALYRPLPRLLKESDFVTLHVPLLPSTRHLISTPELKMMKGAAFLINTARGPVVDELALTKALAKKEIAGAGLDVYECEPFIDCNPHDRLDLRRMKNVVLTPHTASASREARQAMSRESAKNILAFVHGKKIPHLVQ